The following are from one region of the Fusarium keratoplasticum isolate Fu6.1 chromosome 4, whole genome shotgun sequence genome:
- a CDS encoding 1-acyl-sn-glycerol-3-phosphate acyltransferase, whose product MSVSSIFATFLTGYAALTIFFYALSMVVPKAGFVARGLASYISLIFAALYGVFVSIFLTLIGKQGIAQWAAGRCFLYAMLLTTGVEFVIEDPNNILGTTRPAVFIGNHQTELDVLMLGTMFPKYCSVTAKASLKKTPFLGWFMALSGSIFIDRKNTKDAREAMKGAANEIQSKRQSVYMFPEGTRSYAKEPMLLPFKKGAFHLAVQAGVPVVPCVVANYSHILFIKSFVFKSGKIPVKVLEPIPTKGLEAADVDELTRTTRELMLNELVSLTAKARGQPIAVPASNGNSTGKSSGVDTNGAAH is encoded by the exons ATGTCTGTCTCGAGCATCTTTGCGACCTTCCTCACGGGCTACGCTGCcctcaccatcttcttctacGCCCTCTCCATGGTCGTCCCCAAGGCCGGCTTCGTCGCCCGCGGCCTGGCCTCGTACATCTCGCTCATCTTCGCCGCCCTCTACGGCGTCTtcgtctccatcttcctcaccCTCATCGGCAAGCAGGGGATCGCCCAATGGGCCGCCGGCCGATGCTTCCTCTACGCCATGCTCTTGACCACCGGCGTCGAGTTTGTCATTGAGGACCCCAACAACATCCTCGGCACCACGCGCCCCGCCGTCTTTATCGGAAACCACCAGACCGAGCTCGATGTCCTCATGCTGGGCACCATGTTCCCCAAGTACTGCAGCGTCACGGCAAAGGCCTCGCTCAAGAAGACACCCTTCCTCGGCTGGTTCATGGCTCTGAGCGGCTCCATCTTTATCGACCGCAAGAACACAAAGGATGCCCGCGAGGCCATGAAGGGCGCCGCCAACGAGATCCAGTCCAAGCGCCAGAGCGTCTACATGTTCCCCGAGGGCACCCGCAGCTATGCCAAGGAGCCCATGCTGCTCCCCTTCAAGAAGGGCGCTTTCCACCTGGCTGTCCAGGCTGGTGTCCCCGTTGTCCCCTGCGTTGTCGCAAACTACAGCCAtatcctcttcatcaagaGTTTTGTCTTTAAGTCTGGCAAGATTCCCGTCAAGG TCTTGGAACCCATTCCTACCAAGGGCTTGGAGGCCGCCgacgttgatgagctcaCCCGCACAACGCGCGAGCTCATGCTCAACGAGCTTGTCTCTCTAACTGCCAAGGCCCGAGGCCAGCCCATCGCCGTGCCCGCCTCAAACGGAAACTCAACCGGCAAGAGCTCCGGCGTCGATACCAACGGCGCCGCCCACTAA